The bacterium genome includes a window with the following:
- a CDS encoding ERF family protein, whose amino-acid sequence MEKKDKDIVEAIQKAEEFDIRELFLRAIEKDASVDTLERLMKIREDIKKENAKEEFYRALGEFQTRLKPIQTDSVVKNKDGSIRYRYASLKKIMTEIQPLLTELGFSISFQTKKLSDREIEVICILKHYLGHSESSSFVIPIERSEYMNDIQKMGSTLTYAKRYALMGVLNITTEDTDTDANEVIVQETKPVFKISDNQRRYIFSLCKQKGISNEKRKEILKELLGIDSLNDISSREDFKKLLTYLKEYKNTG is encoded by the coding sequence ATGGAAAAGAAAGATAAAGATATTGTTGAAGCAATACAAAAAGCAGAAGAATTTGATATCAGAGAATTATTTTTGAGAGCGATAGAGAAAGATGCTTCAGTAGATACATTGGAAAGGCTAATGAAGATAAGGGAAGATATCAAAAAAGAGAATGCTAAAGAAGAATTTTATAGAGCATTAGGCGAATTTCAGACAAGACTAAAGCCAATCCAGACAGATTCAGTAGTAAAAAACAAAGACGGTTCTATAAGATACAGATATGCTTCTTTGAAGAAAATAATGACTGAGATTCAACCCTTGCTAACTGAATTAGGGTTTTCAATATCATTCCAGACAAAGAAACTTTCAGATAGGGAAATAGAAGTTATCTGTATCTTGAAACACTATTTAGGCCATTCAGAAAGCTCATCTTTTGTTATTCCTATAGAAAGGTCTGAGTATATGAACGATATACAAAAGATGGGCTCCACATTGACCTATGCCAAAAGATATGCTTTAATGGGAGTTCTAAATATTACAACAGAAGATACTGATACTGATGCTAATGAAGTAATAGTTCAAGAAACTAAACCAGTATTTAAAATTTCAGATAATCAAAGAAGATATATCTTTTCTCTGTGTAAACAAAAAGGCATTTCAAATGAAAAAAGAAAAGAAATATTAAAAGAATTGCTTGGAATAGACTCCCTAAATGATATTTCATCCAGAGAAGATTTTAAAAAATTACTTACTTATTTAAAAGAATATAAAAATACTGGTTAG